Proteins encoded in a region of the Deinococcus malanensis genome:
- a CDS encoding outer membrane lipoprotein carrier protein LolA, translating into MDQDEILHLVKNFLTMTLIVALGSGASAQSAQDIINKVDATQKAVKDVSFRLSGNASLESSSQKIDLTIKSIPAQGVARLQFAAPDALADNVVVADRTEVRQYLFLTNQVTVTPLKKAAEGAGFGGLDFTQFSNPAALLKDYSVKLLGTSGTAGKRVFQLEATPKNGGDRARVWISEAGWRPTRMQLLSGGRTVADLAVSNYRTNAGLTVAGLKTLPKNAEIIRQ; encoded by the coding sequence ATGGATCAGGACGAGATACTGCACCTTGTGAAAAACTTTCTGACCATGACCCTGATTGTCGCCCTGGGCTCGGGCGCCAGTGCACAGAGTGCCCAGGACATTATCAATAAGGTTGATGCCACCCAGAAGGCGGTCAAAGACGTTTCCTTCCGCCTGAGTGGCAACGCCAGCCTGGAAAGCAGCTCCCAGAAAATTGACCTGACCATCAAGAGCATTCCCGCCCAGGGTGTCGCCCGACTGCAATTTGCCGCGCCGGATGCGCTGGCCGACAACGTGGTTGTGGCTGACCGGACGGAAGTGCGGCAGTACCTGTTCCTGACCAATCAGGTCACCGTGACTCCCCTCAAGAAGGCGGCAGAGGGTGCTGGCTTCGGTGGCCTGGACTTCACCCAGTTCAGCAATCCGGCGGCCCTGCTCAAGGACTACAGCGTGAAGCTGCTGGGAACTTCCGGGACGGCCGGAAAGAGGGTATTCCAGCTTGAAGCGACACCTAAAAACGGCGGTGACCGTGCCCGGGTGTGGATCAGCGAAGCCGGCTGGCGTCCGACCAGAATGCAACTGCTCAGCGGGGGAAGGACGGTGGCTGATCTGGCGGTCTCCAACTACCGGACCAACGCTGGCCTGACCGTTGCGGGCCTGAAAACCCTGCCCAAAAATGCCGAAATCATTCGTCAGTAA
- a CDS encoding C40 family peptidase has protein sequence MKRSPAFVALAFAALAFSSATAATYTVKPGDTLYSVARATGLDASTLMKLNNLSSTTIQVGQRLNTGSADSNAKAPVRPSQAVAAPSRGGAFVRSAATRFLGIRYVLGGNGNGGIDCSAFTMNVFRQMGINLPRTAAAQWGVGAPVNRSHLREGDLVFFNTTGRNASHVGIYLGGGLMANANSYRGRSMVEPLFSNPYWASRYQGARRVLN, from the coding sequence ATGAAACGTTCCCCTGCCTTTGTTGCCCTTGCATTTGCCGCGCTTGCGTTCAGCAGTGCCACCGCCGCCACCTACACCGTCAAGCCCGGAGACACCCTGTACTCTGTGGCGCGTGCCACTGGCCTGGACGCCAGCACACTGATGAAGCTGAATAACCTCAGCAGCACCACCATCCAGGTGGGTCAGCGCCTGAATACCGGGAGCGCCGATTCCAACGCCAAGGCTCCTGTCCGTCCGTCTCAGGCTGTCGCCGCACCCAGCCGTGGCGGTGCATTCGTGCGTAGCGCCGCCACCCGCTTCCTGGGTATCCGCTACGTGCTGGGCGGCAACGGCAATGGTGGGATTGACTGCTCGGCCTTCACCATGAATGTGTTCCGTCAGATGGGCATCAACCTGCCCCGCACCGCTGCCGCGCAATGGGGCGTCGGCGCGCCGGTCAACCGCAGCCACCTGCGCGAAGGTGATCTGGTGTTCTTCAACACCACCGGCCGCAACGCCAGCCACGTCGGCATCTACCTGGGCGGCGGCCTGATGGCCAACGCCAACAGCTACAGGGGCCGCTCCATGGTAGAGCCACTGTTCAGCAACCCCTACTGGGCCAGCCGCTACCAGGGTGCCCGCCGCGTTTTGAATTGA
- a CDS encoding DUF1844 domain-containing protein, whose protein sequence is MAHPEFVGLVNSLQATAEAALGDLNAATASAARDGLLAENRARQTAERSLKLLTMLAEKTRGNLDFTEADLLTQAIGSLRERLNAAGN, encoded by the coding sequence ATGGCACATCCCGAATTTGTCGGACTCGTCAACTCCCTGCAGGCCACCGCTGAGGCTGCCCTGGGCGACCTGAACGCGGCGACTGCGAGCGCGGCACGCGACGGACTGCTGGCAGAAAACCGTGCCCGTCAGACCGCCGAGCGCAGCCTGAAACTGCTGACCATGCTTGCGGAAAAAACCCGGGGAAATCTGGACTTCACGGAGGCCGACCTGCTGACTCAGGCGATTGGCAGCCTGCGTGAACGCCTGAATGCCGCAGGGAACTAG
- the dtd gene encoding D-aminoacyl-tRNA deacylase — protein MRAVLQRVTRATCTVDGIITGQTGPGLLVLLGVAPGDTPETAAALAGKTARLRIFSDDAGRMNRSVQDIGGSVLSISQFTLYADTRGGNRPSFTGAASPDRARELYRLFNDALREQGLMVGEGVFGAHMVLDLTNDGPVTITLDLP, from the coding sequence GTGCGGGCAGTACTGCAGCGGGTGACCCGGGCCACCTGCACGGTGGATGGGATAATCACAGGCCAGACAGGACCAGGTCTCCTTGTGCTTCTGGGAGTGGCACCTGGGGACACCCCGGAGACCGCAGCCGCGCTGGCAGGGAAGACCGCGCGGCTGCGGATTTTCAGTGACGACGCGGGCAGGATGAACCGCAGCGTGCAGGATATCGGTGGCAGCGTGCTGAGCATCAGTCAGTTCACCCTGTATGCCGACACCCGGGGTGGCAACCGGCCCAGCTTTACCGGCGCGGCGTCTCCTGATCGGGCCAGGGAGCTCTACCGGCTGTTTAACGATGCCCTGCGTGAGCAGGGGCTTATGGTCGGCGAAGGGGTGTTCGGGGCGCATATGGTCCTGGACCTGACCAACGACGGTCCAGTCACGATCACGCTGGACCTGCCCTGA